The sequence TCACCTTCTAATCCAACAGGTGCAGTAATGGATAAAGAAGATATAAAAGGAATAGCTGAATTAGCAACAGATTACAATTTTATAATCATATCTGATGAAATATATGAAAAAATTATTTATGATAATAAAAAACATTATTCACCTGGAGCATATAGTGATAATGTAATTACAATTAATGGTTTTTCAAAAACTTATGCAATGACTGGTTTAAGAATAGCATATATGAGTTCTCCTTCAAATTTAACTAAAGAACTATTAAAAGTACATCAGTATGCTACAGCATGTGCAAGTTCAATATCACAAGTAGGAGCATATGAAGCATTAAAAGGACCACAAGACTCAGTTAAAAAAATGGTTAATGAATTTAATAGAAGAAGAGATCTTATTTTAAGTAGATTAAATGATATGGGATATGAATGTGTAAAAGCAGAAGGTGCATTTTATGTATTCCCTAAAATTGAAAATCCAGAAAAATTCGTTAAAGAAGCTGCAGATGCAGGAGTAATTACAGTACCTGGACTTGCCTTTGGATCTATGGGAAAAGAAAATGTTAGAATGTCTTATGCTAATTCATATGATAATATTAAAAAAGCAATGGATATACTTGAAAAAATATAAAAACATGAATTAAAAAATTAGAGTAAATACTCTAATAAATATTTTTAATAAAAACAAAATAATAATTTATATTTGTTGAACTCTTAGTTTTTATATAATTTAAAGATAATAGATTAAAATTAGATTTAAGAAAGATTATACTAAAAATTAAGAATAATTTCAACAATCTTATTTTTAAAAATAATATTTACTAATTAATATATTCAATTGCTCTTAAAGGTAAATATTCATAATTAAATCATATTTAGATAAAAAATAAAAAAATTAAAAATACTTTTTTTTACAAAATCTAATAAAAATACACAAAAAATAATTTAAAAAAAAACATTTATACAAAATCTAATAAAAATACACAAAAAATAATTTAAAAAAAAAACATTTATACAAAAAATCAATAAAATAAATAAAAAAATAATTTAAAAAAAAACATTTATACAAAAAATCAATAAAATAAATAAAAAAAAATAATTTAAAATTTTTATACACTTAAAAATTAAGTAAAATTATATTATACAATTAAAAAAGAATTCTTTTAAATATTACAAAAAATAAACTAAAAACTAAACAAATTATAGAGAAATAAGAAAAATGAAAAAACAAGAACGGGATAAATACGGTAAAAATGCTGCAATGGTTGGAATTGTAGGTAATAGTTTTCTTACAATATTTAACATAGTTGTTGGAATATTTTCAGGAAGTTATGCTCTTATTGCAGAAGGTGCACATACATTATCTGATGTTGCAACATCAATCATTGCTTTTATAGGGTTTAAACTTGCAAGCAAACCTGCAGATCATGACCATCCATTAGGTCATGGAAGAGCAGAGGCAATAAGTGGTCTTGTAATTGTAATATTCTTAGCAGTAGTTGCATATGAAATTATAAGTGGTGCTATTAGAAAATTATTATTTGCACAAGTATCTACTGTACCATCATATCTTGCAGGTGTTATGGCTGTAATTGGAATATTAACAAATATTGCTATGAGTCAAAAAATCATCTCAATTGGAAAAAGTATAAACAGCCCAGCAATTATAGCAGATGGTAAACACCAAAGAGTAGATTTATTATCCTCCCTTGCAATTGTTATTGGAGTAATTATTGCTCATTTAGGATTTACTAAAATTGATTCTATAATAGGATTATGTATTGGATGTTTAGTTTTAAAAACTGCATATGAAGTTGGAAAAGATAATATTGATAATATTATGGGTAAAGTTCCTTCAGATGAATTAATTAAAGAAATTGAAAAAGTTGGAGATTCAGTAGAAGGTGCAATTGAAATACATGATATTAGAGTTAATTTTTTTGGTTCATATGCTACAGTAACTTGCCATGTTTCTGTAAATCCAGATTTAAGTATTATTGAGGCACATAAAATTACACATGAAGTACAAGACAAAATAGAAAATAATATAGAAATTATCCATGGAGTTACTGCTCATGCATGCCCTTATGGAATAAAATATAATCATGAACAACAATTAGATGAATAAAATACTTATCACAACATAAAACAAATCAAAAAACAATCAGATAAAAATACCCATTAACAAAACTATAAAATAAGCCAAAATCAGATAAAAATACTTATCACAACATAAAGCAAAAAAAACAATTAGATAATATATCAATTAAATTTTTAATATGTTAAGTAATTATTTAATTGATATATTTAATTCAAATATTTCCATTTAATTAGAATATTTTCCTTGAAGAGCAATAGGAATATATTTTTTAAATTTTTCATCATTTAATAAATTAGTATTATTAATAATATATTCACTTGTTTTCTTATTATTCATAGATAATTTCATTTGACTTTCAATAAAACCTTCTTTTTTAATTAAATTAAGAAGACGTTTACCATAAGTCAAAGATGGATTAAGAAATCTTTTTTTCAATGAAACAATTATTGGTTTATAATAATCCATATTAAATTCATAAACCATTTTTTCCATACCTTCAAAAATTTCTAAACCCCAATTAACAAAATCTACTTCTTCACCATCTTTTAATAATTTTAAATCAGGAGTATAAGCATATTGAGCAACATTTATCTCATTTATAAAAGCTTCTTCTTGCCAATTTTCATAATCAGATTCATCTAAGAGAAGTAGATATATTAAAAATATATGTAAAAAATCCATATCCTTTCGAATAAGACCACATTTATAAAAAGGATTAATATCCAATGTTCTAACTTCAAGATATTGAATTCCTTTTTCATTTAAAGATGAAAGCATTTTATTTGGATTTTTAGGTTTTAATCTAATTTGAGTATATAATTCTTTAGCTTCAGATAATATACCTTTATCAATAAAACTTTGAACATCACGAGTAAATTCACATACATTATTATAACTAGGATATAATGGTTCTAAATTTTTATAACCACATGAAGAATTTCTTAAAGAAGGTCCATCTTCAGTGTAAAAACTTCCTTTATTATCAGTATGATTCATTAATTTAGTACATTCATCAGTAAAACTTTTATGAGCTGCAACAGAACATCCAGTAAGATAAATTATAAACCAAACATGTTTAATATAATTTCTTGTAATTTTTAAATATAAGCTATCTTTAAATTCTTTATAATTAATATCAATGAATGTGTCTTCAATTATATGTTTATAAAATTCTTGAACCATTTTATCTTTAAATGAAAAATTAAAATGAATTCCAGAAATTAATTGTTTACGAAGCCCATATTTTTTTGCAAGACCCCTTCTATAATCCATAGATTTCTCAGCTAATTCTTTTTTACCATAATATTTTGCAATAGGTATTTTACTAGATTCTGGAAGTATACAGGGTAATGATTGAAACCAAATATATTCATCATCATCTAAAGAAGTATTAACTAAATCAGAAATAAATGAAAAAAATTGAAATGCTTCTCCAACACTATTAAATGCAGGAGTAATGATTTCAACTTGACTTTCAGAAAAATCAGTAGTGATATAAGGATTATTTAATTTATTTCCAAATATTTCTGGATGGGGTCTAAGAGATAAAGTTCCATCTTTTAAAGTTCTTAATCCTTCCCATTCAATTCCAAATAAACCATCTAATAACTGTTCTCCAGTAAAATATTTTTTTACAGTAGATAAATTAAAAATATCTTCCATAATATCACCTATACTATTATAAACTACCATATTCTTTTATAATTTCCTCTAAACTAATATTTTCATCAAGTAAAGACAATAATCTTTTAGCAGGATTTGTCCTATTTTTAATATTTTCATATATTGGTTTTAAGAAAACTTCTTCACCATAATTTCTTTCCTTAAGACCTTGGAATGCTAAATCTACAATATCCTTACATAAATCATATAACTTATCTTCAGAAATAAATTTTGGAAGATCCTTTTTAATAAATAATTTACGTAACTCTGTTGGTGAATAAGCATTATCATATAAACCTGAGTTAGATATTAGTTCATTAATTTCTTGAAGTTTATGTTTTAAACCAACATGAAATGCAGAAACAGACATTGAAGCAGAAATCGGTTGAGTACATACACTTCTATATTCTATTGTACCTCTAAATGTAACATCAATAAATTTAAATGATCTTACATAATCAATATCATCTAAAGAAGGAGTAAATCTAATAGTTTTATACTCACCATTATCATAATATTCACCAGTAATTTCATCTTTACTAAAATATTCATATAAACTCATTGATGTAAAATTTATATAAACACCATCTCTAACTACACTATAAATATTTAAAGAAGATAAATAATTTAATAATTGAGAAATATTCTTAAATTCAAAATCATACATACCAATATTCTGTGAATTTATACCATGAGTACTATTCTCCCAAAATATGTCTCTAAAACAAAGATAATCTTCATTATTCCCTAAAAAAACAGAATTAGAAAATAAAATTGCTTTAATTGGTTCTAATTTAGAAAATGTATTAATAGTTTCTAATAATTCATCATAAGGAACATCTAACTGAACTTGAGAAGCACTTGAGAATAAACCATATTCTGGATAATCATGAAAGTACATAATATCATTATATTTAGGATAAGATTTTAAATGATGATAAAGCATCAAATATCTTTCATTAGGAATAGGTTCTTTAAGATTATATTTCCAATAGGGATTAATACCCATTCCAGTTAAAGTATGATTCCTTTTTTCAAATTCTTCATTAATAAATTTATAATACTCAGTAAAACGTTCATTAATAGAAAATAATTCTTTTTCTTTACCCATTGCAAATTCTATATTGTTATAAGAACAGTCATAACAAAGAATATCTCCATTATCTTTATTTTTTAAAGAACAAATATTTCCATCATAGTCTATACCCTCTACATCAAAAGAAGGAAATTTATTTTTAAATAATTCAGTTACTTTATGAACAACATTAAAATCTACAGGATCCTTATTTAAATTAAGAATAGGAACTTCAATTTCAACTCCAATATATTCCTCATTATTATTTTTAGTAGGTGATATAAATTTTTGATAAATTTTATTCTTAATATCTTCAGTATTAATATTATTTACCATACATAATCTCCTTCAGACACATCATTTAATGAACTTAAAAATTTTTTAATAAAGATTAATTGTTCTGGAGTTTCAATGTATTCATTATTATGAGGTTCAGCTCTAAACAATAATTTACCATCTTTAAAACATAATAAAGTATTTAAAGGCAAATCTTTCCAATTCCCATTACTTAATGCTTTAGTTGAAAACATTATACCATTATTAAATTTAAAATAATGTAGAGAATCTTTACAATTCATGTGAACATAAAGATATTCACCATCAAAAAGCATGAAATCTAATTTATTATTAAATGATAAATTATTAACTAAATTAGTTAATAAGTTAAAGCGTTCTTTAATATTTAATTTCCTACCTTTTCTAAATTCTTCCTTATTAATATTATCAACAAAATAAATTAGAACTCTTTCAGAATCTGTAGTTCCTTCTTGAATCATAGAATATTTACATAAATCAGAACTATCAAAAATAGTTCCATTATGAATTAATGTCCAAATTCTACCAGAGTCATCTTTTTTATTAAAAGGATGACAATTAGAATAAGTTAAATCACCAATTGTAGCTAATCTAATATGTGCAAAAACATTTTTATTAATTATTGGATTTTTTAAAATATTTTTTAATTTTAAAC is a genomic window of Methanobrevibacter wolinii SH containing:
- a CDS encoding pyridoxal phosphate-dependent aminotransferase; the protein is MIKKTKRTKSIELSQIRKMFENTNPNAINLGIGEPDFDVPENIKEAMKKGINDGLTHYTPNRGFENLREEIVKKLNKDNNIKSEINDIIVTCGASEALYDCCQAFFEKGDDILIPNPGFLSYEACVKLSEANPISVNTPMENDFKLKVEDIQEAITPNTKGLIINSPSNPTGAVMDKEDIKGIAELATDYNFIIISDEIYEKIIYDNKKHYSPGAYSDNVITINGFSKTYAMTGLRIAYMSSPSNLTKELLKVHQYATACASSISQVGAYEALKGPQDSVKKMVNEFNRRRDLILSRLNDMGYECVKAEGAFYVFPKIENPEKFVKEAADAGVITVPGLAFGSMGKENVRMSYANSYDNIKKAMDILEKI
- a CDS encoding cation diffusion facilitator family transporter produces the protein MKKQERDKYGKNAAMVGIVGNSFLTIFNIVVGIFSGSYALIAEGAHTLSDVATSIIAFIGFKLASKPADHDHPLGHGRAEAISGLVIVIFLAVVAYEIISGAIRKLLFAQVSTVPSYLAGVMAVIGILTNIAMSQKIISIGKSINSPAIIADGKHQRVDLLSSLAIVIGVIIAHLGFTKIDSIIGLCIGCLVLKTAYEVGKDNIDNIMGKVPSDELIKEIEKVGDSVEGAIEIHDIRVNFFGSYATVTCHVSVNPDLSIIEAHKITHEVQDKIENNIEIIHGVTAHACPYGIKYNHEQQLDE
- a CDS encoding glutamate--cysteine ligase, producing the protein MEDIFNLSTVKKYFTGEQLLDGLFGIEWEGLRTLKDGTLSLRPHPEIFGNKLNNPYITTDFSESQVEIITPAFNSVGEAFQFFSFISDLVNTSLDDDEYIWFQSLPCILPESSKIPIAKYYGKKELAEKSMDYRRGLAKKYGLRKQLISGIHFNFSFKDKMVQEFYKHIIEDTFIDINYKEFKDSLYLKITRNYIKHVWFIIYLTGCSVAAHKSFTDECTKLMNHTDNKGSFYTEDGPSLRNSSCGYKNLEPLYPSYNNVCEFTRDVQSFIDKGILSEAKELYTQIRLKPKNPNKMLSSLNEKGIQYLEVRTLDINPFYKCGLIRKDMDFLHIFLIYLLLLDESDYENWQEEAFINEINVAQYAYTPDLKLLKDGEEVDFVNWGLEIFEGMEKMVYEFNMDYYKPIIVSLKKRFLNPSLTYGKRLLNLIKKEGFIESQMKLSMNNKKTSEYIINNTNLLNDEKFKKYIPIALQGKYSN
- a CDS encoding glutamate--cysteine ligase family protein, whose protein sequence is MVNNINTEDIKNKIYQKFISPTKNNNEEYIGVEIEVPILNLNKDPVDFNVVHKVTELFKNKFPSFDVEGIDYDGNICSLKNKDNGDILCYDCSYNNIEFAMGKEKELFSINERFTEYYKFINEEFEKRNHTLTGMGINPYWKYNLKEPIPNERYLMLYHHLKSYPKYNDIMYFHDYPEYGLFSSASQVQLDVPYDELLETINTFSKLEPIKAILFSNSVFLGNNEDYLCFRDIFWENSTHGINSQNIGMYDFEFKNISQLLNYLSSLNIYSVVRDGVYINFTSMSLYEYFSKDEITGEYYDNGEYKTIRFTPSLDDIDYVRSFKFIDVTFRGTIEYRSVCTQPISASMSVSAFHVGLKHKLQEINELISNSGLYDNAYSPTELRKLFIKKDLPKFISEDKLYDLCKDIVDLAFQGLKERNYGEEVFLKPIYENIKNRTNPAKRLLSLLDENISLEEIIKEYGSL
- a CDS encoding class II glutamine amidotransferase, producing the protein MCELFAYSSNKPFAINEYLKDFYSHCNHHPHGWGLALLDSSNYSIYKEPINARRSLKLKNILKNPIINKNVFAHIRLATIGDLTYSNCHPFNKKDDSGRIWTLIHNGTIFDSSDLCKYSMIQEGTTDSERVLIYFVDNINKEEFRKGRKLNIKERFNLLTNLVNNLSFNNKLDFMLFDGEYLYVHMNCKDSLHYFKFNNGIMFSTKALSNGNWKDLPLNTLLCFKDGKLLFRAEPHNNEYIETPEQLIFIKKFLSSLNDVSEGDYVW